CTCGTTAAAGAAGTCCTGGATGTGTATTGCCAACTTTCTAcgatatacagtacccaccaaacgattaggtacactcccgttttttagtgcattcttttGGCGCTACGTGTCTTAGGAAAACTTTAATATCTCTTTACTGGTAaggactaatttttttttcttttttcctctatcagaagagaaagtgctttAAAAGTGATCGATACATCACaaaattgtaggagttacaCTCAGGGCGCTAATGTATCGTTCagatgattaggtacaccacctttctccccataaacgccatgttaataccggcgtttccaaaaatataaataaaatactttaattcatccttcaattaatttttttatgccgaacgacgtgtttttctttactctattataatatagtgcatgtttttgaattattttaactaaaaaaatgcttccctataccccaaagttggTACACTCAAatatttaaagagaaaattatgatttgtgcttgcgccacAACGGGCgctgggatcaatttcaagtgctTAGGTTTTTTAAACACAGCTagatttttcgttttgaaaaataaaataaaaaataattgtttattttaatcaTAAGAGGAATGAATTTAATCTGTCATTATTGTTTCCGTAAATAACAAATTCACagacattcttttaaattttttcaaagtatTAGTAAACTTGTAGGCATATTGCAACATTATTTAATAGATTTATTTAAATCTggttcaattttcaaaacgtttAAAGAAATAGAACAGTGTTTAACTATTAATATCACGTATTGCCGCCTTTGGCTAAGATAACTGCTCGGCATCTGTCTTTCATTGTGGCTATGAAGCGCTGCACTATTTAAGGAGTAACTAATTGCCATGCCCTCTGCAACTCATTCCAAATTGTACGTTTCATGATTCTATCGGATTCTTCTAATCTCGTTTTCACAAAGTCCCACACCTGCTCAATAGGGTTAAGATCAGGGCTTTGAGGGGGCCAAATCATGCGTTTCAAAACATCGTctcagacaaaaaaaaaataaaataaaataaaaaaatcagtgACTACGTGACACATCACCATacctaatttttcttttttgtctaaATAGCCGCGACATAGAGTGGAGGCATGCTTTGGATCATTGTCTTCTTGGAAAGTAAAACCTTTGCCAAGAAGTTTAAGTCCCGCCGGAACTGCCTAGAAtgataaatacattttttaaatgttaataaaaaaaatacggtTACCAATTTTTGGACAACCTTTCGAATTAAAATTTGATGATACATTTCTTTCGTTATTATTTCTTCTATTCGATGTAGGGGTAAAACTCCTTTTGAACAAATTGCCCCCCAACACATTACCGAACCACCCCCAAATTTGACAGTCGGGACAACGCAATCATTACTAAATCGTTCCCCGACTTTTCTTCTGATAAACGTCGCCCGGCTTGTTCCCTTGCACCGGTGAGTTCCAAAAACTTCCACTTTGGTCTCATCGGTAAATAAAACTTGACTCCACTGCTCGTCAGTccaattcaaatgttttttagCGAACGCTAAACGTTTGCAAATATTCGCTTTTCTAAGAAGGGGTTTTTTACATGCTACTCGTCCATtcatatcataattttgtaaaacaCGACGAACAGAAGATAGAGAAATTGGGTCACTTATGGCAAGGCTGATTTCCTGAGTAAGAATTGGTAGAGTTTTCCTATGGTCTCTTTTTGACAACAAGTGCAAATATCTGGCAGTTCCAtctgaaatttttctttcttttaattttgtaacTTTTCGTTTGCAATGCTTAAATTTATCAACAGCCAATTTAACGGCGTTGACACTACAACCAACTGAAAGAGAAATTTTACGAAGAGATGCACCTTCCTGTCTCAGGGCTTTAATTTTGCTCTTTTCCAACGCGGTAAGATCACTAGCTCTTCTCATTTTTACTAAACAAAATTTGCTTTCTGATAACTGGTCAATCAAGCTGTAACtgataataaatgaaaatttcgAGATGTTTTCAATAGTTCAATTAAAATCCCGAGTAAAACGAGAAACAATACAGTCTTTGTTTCAGTCGAGAGGGGCAggaaaaacatttctttaaataaaGGACAAGATTTTCTTTGTCGTTTTATTacttttcatattttttcccGCCAAAAACCCATTAAAACTTCATTAAATTCCACAACTCCAACAAAAGTACGAGAGTACTTGAGATTTTCATCCCAGCGCCCCTTGTGGTGCAAGcacaaataataattttctctgtaaaagCTACGgtaaatgaatattttcaaagtggaTTTACTACctcaagacatcctttgcaccCCCATAAACTAGGTATGATTAAATTCGTATAATTAAGACAAATCTTTCTATGCTAATTATAAGTTTCTATCTAAAAGTTAGAGATACTAGTATACTGCCGCGGAAACAAAAGTCAGCTAActggtttctttaaaaaaatccataTAAATGTTCTTTTTATACAACCAGGTGAAAgggaaatagaagaaagtaGTATGTGTACTAAAAACCCAAATTTTTGAAACTCGACACTAAAAACTAGAAGTAACTCTGTCAAGGTAGCAGTGCTCAAACAAATACGAAACGATAAAGTGTTAAGTGAGAAATGGAAGGTTTCAACGTAGTGTATAAAGGAAAATAACTGGTTATTGcagtgaaacaaaacaacaaagagaTAGTAGTGATCgaaagtgaaagtgaaacAAATAGTGAAAAGCAACGAGAAGAAACTTTACTGAACTTACTTAATTTACAAGATTTGTTGACTATCATGTAAGTCATCAAATATCCGAACACCGCTTCTCCCTATGGGGTGCCAAATGACACAGGGGGCACGTTTTGCAATCATACAGCTTCTACCCTCCTTTGGTAAACTGAACAATTattaatttataatttttctagTCCTGCAGTTTGACACTTTGCACGTTCTTCGATTTACTCTTTTACTATTCATTTTCCATCTTTGAATATCGAATAGTCCACtaaacaaatcaaaatgaGAACAATACAACAAGTTCTAGTGGATTGATCTCTAATCATGGAAAAACTTTAGGATGTGTGTGGATACAAACTGGGGTCTCCTGCACCACATTtgaatcttattccactgtgccaatacACATAAATCTTAACCAACATTTTCGAACAATCAGATCGAATAGTTGTAAAacactttagtttttttcattaacaaatcaccaacaggatttttaaaGTCAAGATGTTGAAATTTTAGCAAACAGTGTTTCTTCGttatgtgaattcactgtaacaatttagtttttttagagaatttcatttttggagAGATGATCGCGTCAATGATTCGTTGAGTTGAGCTAGATTGACCCTATTCTAGAACGACGCAAAAGGGAACCTTGTTGGTTGGAGAGTGCGATGTACAATCACTCCACTCGTATGAGAAGAGGCTTCTCATTCTCAGTACCCCGTATTATCAGTTGTCTCTTTCAGTTGTCAATGTCAGTTTTTCAGTTTAAATGTGTTTCAGTATTCTCTTCTCAATAAAGCAGAGGTAAACACTTAAATCTCCATTGGTGTATATTTTCCTTCATtccaacaggttatgggcccagttgGCTTTAGTAAATTGAAGTTGTTTTGTATATATCACCTAGTTTTTGAGAGAACATGTCAGCCATTGCTTTTTCCACAAGAGATGCAAGCCATATCAGCAAATTTAATGGCTCCAACTTCCCGTTTTGGAAGTTTCAGGTATCATTAGTATTAAAACAACATGATTTAATGGATGTAGTATTGGGGAAACAAGTACAACCCCAACAAGCAGTACCAGCCACTGATGCGAACACCACTGCAATAAACTCATGGAACAAAAAGGACAATTCTGCGAGTTGCTGCATTGTGGCCACAATTGAAGAAACATTTCAACGATCACTCATCAATTGCAAGTCATCAAAGGAGATGTGGGATCGCCTAGCAGCCCAATACGAACAAGCTGCTTCAGAAAATAATATTTGTTACAGCAACGCTTTTATAATTATTCCTTTAAACAAGGCCATGATGTGATGACACATATAACAGAAATTGAAACCTTGGCCAATCAGTTGAGTGATTTAGGTGAAGTTCAAACAGAAAATCAGATCATCACAAAGGTGCTATGTACTCTTCCACCAAGCTTCAGGTCAGTCGTCTCAGCATGGGAGAACGTCGaggattcaaagaaaaaactcTCACTACTAACTACAAGGCttctaaaagaagaaagtctGAATAAGATGCACGACAATGGAGAATCAGCAGAAGACAAAGCATCCCTAGCGGAATTTTGTCGGGTCGGATCCCGTATTGAACCAGTGTGCTTCACCCGTGTGAAGTGTGACACTGGTGAAACACACTGGTGTTACACCTCTTGTTCGCGTGATAGGGCGGGTTTACACCGGTGTAAGTTATAAAGCTTTACCCGCAAATTTTATAGTTATTTTGCACCGGTATTGTTCTAGTTAAATATACCCGTATAAAGCTCAAATTTGTCCCAGTGGACTTCTCTGATTATCCCTACTATATTAACCGGTGTAATACACTAATATGTAACTGGTGCACTTCTCCAGCtgaaatttttgtataatGGGTGCATAAACCCGTATCAAACCCTTTACATGTACTGGTGATTTTCTCCAGTTTTAATCCCATGCAGTTTGCTGGTAGATCACACTAGTGTTACcctattgcattttttttggtgCATCGCACTGGTTTTGAACCCTTCAAACATACCAGTTTTCACAGTTACAATCTTGGTCCGTCTCTTTCACGAGTGCAAACCAGCTAGACATTTTCAGTAAACAGACAAGTGCTTTTTACTACcacgtattttatttctattgaACTGCTGAATGAAAAAGCATGACATTAGGGCACAAAACAATTAATTGATTGACTGATGCAGTCCAGAAGGTCTAATAACCAtgaaatgttaaataaaaattgtcacAATGTAAAAACCTAACATTGGAATCTTCTTAGTATaccaacgacaaaacaaattaaagacTAAAACAGTTAACTAATGCTTGAAGTAACAAATTCACACAAACTCGCCAACAGGAATTCCCAACTGACATGCACGAGGAATAATTAAACATGGGAAATATATTAAATTAATAAGCTTAGTTTTACCATCGGCGTTGTTCACCACTAAATGCGATCACCACGCGATATGTCTTTTTTCCAAGTTCGTCTGCTCTTTTGCAGCTTGGAGAATTCTAAAGGTATGGAAAGTCAAATAACAAAAGACGATTGATAAGCGACAGCAAAAGCATTCTTACTGCTGGTATCCATGGCTACCACAATATGTCGTCGCCTGCATTGCCACTTGTGTTTTACAATATTGTAAGGTGAGCGTTTAAAACGCAGTAAACATTGGATGGAAAACTATATTTATGAAACAAGATGTAGACGCGTTTCATTGCAGTGTCAAACCAATATGTTCCTTACAAACTGTGgtaacaaattgaaataaaaaatatgagtgTGGCAAACCAATATGAAATGCATATAGatgtaattttaaaagctATATGTCAACCATAATATTTCTAAGTCCTTATCGCAGAAAAAGTAAACCAATATGCTGTTTCGTTAACTAGCCTATCCAGGGTTTCAAACTGGTGTCACACACACTTAAAAAGGCGcagaaaccacaaaaaaatgtaagtgtGTGACACTATTATGAAACCAATATTCCCCGAATAAATCCCCAACACCAACTAGATGAATTTTTATGGTGCTTAAATCTAGTTCTACCTAAAGTTCATATTGGTGTCAGACACCCTCCGAAAAATGCCATCAACTAGAGGGGAAAATATCATTAAGGAGTGTCCTGCACCCGTTAGGAATGCTCTTGAATCTGGTTTACAAAAATTACCTTTACTCTAAGTAAAAATGAGGCAAAATAGTTTCGTAACACGAGGATCCGAAGAGTATCAAATGCAGCTTTCACATCACAAATTGAGAAATAGGTTAAACGAggcttttcatttgaaattccgCGGTTGCGTGAAGCACACCCaatttgaaccataaatgaagGGTTTGAAATAAGTGTTTTACACCACACCAGATCCACACCAAAAAACTCCACTAGGGATTCTTTTCAAGAAGATCAAATCAAGTCAGATCCAAAGATGCTCAACCAAGTAAGAAAATTGACAAGATAATCTGTTATTACTGTGACCCAAGTGGAAGGATTGGTCACACCGAAGAACGTTGCTGGGTGAAGCACGAAAGACCTGGTCGCTCATCACAAAATTTATTGCAACCTGCTGATGCTGCTTTGAGTCATCACCATACGGAATGGCCAGTGGATTACGGCTTCTCTTCCTATATAACTTCCTTTCTTTCATCTACTTCCAGGAACCTGAAGCAATGGTTTGCCGACTCAGGTGCCTCACAGCACATGTCTGACCAGCGGTGGATGTTCTCAACCTTCCATGCAGTAAAGAATTCCCTTCACAGCTATCCTGTGAAGGGAATCGGATCGGACAACTGCCCACTTCAAGCAACAGGAAAAGGAGACATTTGCATTAAATCTAAAGTGAATGGAGAATGGAAAAACAATATCATTTATGATGTTTTATTCGTCCCAAAACTTGGAACAAATTTATTCTCTGTTCGAGCAGCAACAAAAAGAGGAATCAAAGTGGTGTTTTACAACGACGGTGTCTCCATTACTTACAATTCATCCGTTGTGGCAACAGGGACAAGTAATGGAACCAATCTTTATCTACTTGATTTCGACCCAGTCAACCACATCAATAAAGACACATCAATAGTTGACCCCATCTCTCTCCTTTCAAAAACCAATGCTGCATCAATTAACACCTGGCATCATCGGTTAGGACACCTAAATACAGCTACAATCAAGAAGATGGAATCTCTTAAAGTTGCTGACGGTCTGCTGATATCATAATCAACACAACCCTCCACCTGCGAAGGATGCGTGTATGGAAAGCATCACCATCAACCCTTTCCAACGGAAGGCCGCACCAGAGGTACCCGCATTGGGGATTTTAATTCATTCTGATTTGGTGGGCCAGATGTCTATACCTTCTCCCAGTGGCTCACGGTACATGGTGATCTTCAAAGACGATTTTTCTGGATACTGTTCAATATTCTTCCTCAAGCGAAAATCAGAAACTGGTGaactttttaaatttttcgtCCTCCGTCTAGAGAAAGAAACTAACAGCTTCGTGTACGTCCTAAGAACCGACAATGATGGAGAATATACCGGAggtgattttcaaaaatggatCAAATTCAAAGGAATTCGGCATGAAACCAGTATTCCCAAGACACCTCAACAAAACGGCGTTTCGGAACGACAAAACCGAACCATCATCGAATCAGCTAGAAGCATGATCACAGCTACTAATCAGTCACGTGAGTTGGGGGCAGAAGCATCAAATTGTGCTGTATATGTGAGAAACACAGTTATTGGAAAGTCTTTACCAGAAATGACGCCATATGAGGTCTGGTTTGGAAGAAAATCTAATCTTTCTCACTTAAGAATGTTTGGATGCTCGGcctacatgtatattccagcAGATGAGCGGTCTAAATTCTCTCCCAAAGCCCGGAAATGTGTGTTTGTAGGGTACTGTGAGACCCAAAAAGGATTTCGACTATGGGACTCGGTGCGCAGAAGAATTTTTGTGAGCAGAGACGTAATATTTAACGAAGCAGTTACAGAATTACCCCGTCATTTCAGTTCAGATTATTCAGCAAAGGAGGGGCCTTGCACTCCTGCAGTTTTGCCTCTTCAAGCTACAGCTCCtcctgaagaagaagaaacagcTTCAGATGTCACTGGAGTCGAAACTACTGAACAGTCAACAGATAGCCATCCAGTTTCTAAAGAAACCGACGCCATTGATTCCCCGAGTCCTTCAACAGATGATCTTGGTCCAAGGAAAACAAGACCTCCAGTAAGGTGGGCATATGAATCAACAACCGGTATCTACGCAGGAATTGCTATGGACTCGGATGAGCTGGTAGAACCTAAAACTTATGAGGAGGCTATCATTTCACCACAGTCAGTCGAGTGAAAATTAGCcatggaagaagaaatgaattCACTGATTAAGAACGAAACCTGGTCTTTAGTCGAACCTCCACTTGGACGTGCTCCTATAAAGAATCGGTGGGTGTTTAAAATCAAGAGAAGTGGACAAAACAACGTAAAATTCAAGGCTCGACTAGTTGCAAAAGGTTTCTCTCAGAGACCTGGCATCGACTATGGAGAAACTTATTCTCCTGTTGTTAAACACGATTCTCTTCGAACAATTCTTTCACTCGCTGCTGCACATGACCTTGAGCTACTCAAGCTCGATGTCAAGACGGCATTCCTAAATGGTGACATTGACGAAGAGTTGTATAGGATCAGCCTACCGGAAGGAAGCTAGTCAAATGGTTTGTCTCCTTAAAAAGAGCCTATATGGATGAAAACAAGCCTCAAGAGCCTGGAACGAAAAgtttaatcattttttaattcaatattGCTTTTATAGAAGGAATGCAGACTCTTGTGTTTATTTTCAACGGGACGAAAACAACATCACCATAATGGCAATATGGGTCGACGATGGACTTCTTTGCAGCAATCATCAGTCAAAACTGGAAGACATTGTCAATTATCTCTCAGACAATTTCGAGATTACCTCTGGACCTGTGGACCACTTTGTCGGTTTGGAGATTTCTAGAGATAGACGTAAAGGCCTCATTCATATCTTCCAACAGGCCTATGTAAAGAAAATTCTCGCCCGATTCAGGATGGGAGATTGCAAACCTCGAAGCATTCCAGCTGACCCATGTTCTCATTtggaaaaacaattttccACTTCCGAAACTCAAGATTATCCTTACAGGGAGGCAATTGGTCCCTTGATGTTCGCAGCCATCTGTACTCGACTGGACATTTCATACGCCGTCTGCCAGGTGGCCAAATACTCCAGTAAACCAAGCCATGTTCATTGGGAAGGTGTAAAGCGAATTTTTGCATATTTAAAGGGGACGATCTCCCTTGGAATCTCTTACTTAAGAGGAGTTAAAGACGGTGTTTTGCTAGCTTTTTCTGATTCTGATTTTGCTGGAGATGCGGATGACAGAAGATCCACGACtggaaatatttttattctcaATGGCAGCCCTGTGTAATGGAGAAGCCAAAAACAGAAATGTGTCGCTTTGTCGACAGCCGAATCGGAGTATATCGCTGCAAGCATGGCAACAAAAGAAGTGGTCTGGTTGAGACGCCTTTTGATGGAAATAGGCTGTCAGCAGAACAATTCGACCCCTCTCTTCTGCGATAATCAATCAGCCATACGTCTTGTTTACAACCCCGAGTTTCACCAAAGGAAAAAACATATTGATGCTAAATTTCATCATATAAAAGACATGCTGGTACAACAAGAAATCAGCATACAATACATCCCGACGGAGAATCAATTGGCGGACGCACTGACAAAAAAACTGGACCATCAGAAACTTTCAAAGTTCAAACACAGCATTGGAATGTGCACATTTGTATAAATTGTGTGAAATGTTTAAGTGGGTGTTCAGTGTTCACCACTTTCTCGTGTTTTGTGATTGAGTGGGTGTGTTGGTCGGAGAGTGCGATGTACAATCACTCCACTCGTATGAGAAGAGGCTTCTCATTCTCAGTACCCCGTATTCTCAGTTGTCTCTTTCAGTTGTCAATGTCAGTTTCTCAGTTGAAATAAGTTTCAGTATTCTCTTCTCAATAAAGCAGAGGTAAAGACTTAAATCTCCATTGGTGTATATTTTCCTTCATTCCAACAAACCTCCGTCGTGCAAACGGCCAAAAAACGCGACAAGTGCGGATTGTCCAAAGCTGCCAATAGCCTCACTTCTTGGTAGAATTCCGACCTGTTGAGAATAAGCGAACAAAGAGCGGATATCTTAGAttagaagatgaaaaaaaaaatctaagcACGAAAGCTGTTTGTCTTCTGGTTACTCAGAATTATCTGCCAGTAGTTGAAACGAATTCAAGCTGACATTTGGTATAATAGAAACACTACCTT
This sequence is a window from Daphnia magna isolate NIES linkage group LG7, ASM2063170v1.1, whole genome shotgun sequence. Protein-coding genes within it:
- the LOC116927557 gene encoding secreted RxLR effector protein 161-like gives rise to the protein MAIWVDDGLLCSNHQSKLEDIVNYLSDNFEITSGPVDHFVGLEISRDRRKGLIHIFQQAYVKKILARFRMGDCKPRSIPADPCSHLEKQFSTSETQDYPYREAIGPLMFAAICTRLDISYAVCQVAKYSSKPSHVHWEGVKRIFAYLKGTISLGISYLRGVKDGVLLAFSDSDFAGDADDRRSTTGNIFILNGSPV